One stretch of Streptomyces hygroscopicus DNA includes these proteins:
- a CDS encoding nucleoside-diphosphate-sugar epimerase produces MTTVLVTGANGYIGQAVCTRFQIAGHTIVGLVRGNGAAKALSARGITPLLGSLDDTHTLAEAARAADLVVDTASADHSDSTRALLDALAGTGKTYIRTSGTGVYTDLAHGELNEQIFTEETEHSPAEVVATRWATDRMVREAAGRGIRTIVLRPSMIYGDGASEQLPLLIRQAISSGRSLYVGRGDNRWGNVYLADLAEAYLLAAEKAVAGSVYNLAAGEARMGDIARAVARGLLGIEDAESCEPHVAYGAFGQRWVDVALSSNSRVDSGRARAELGWAPQGPDLLDDLVSGSYRRLWAHKADPHDHVVPASQN; encoded by the coding sequence ATGACCACAGTTCTCGTCACCGGCGCCAACGGCTACATCGGCCAGGCCGTCTGCACGCGGTTCCAGATCGCCGGTCACACGATAGTCGGACTGGTACGCGGCAACGGTGCGGCCAAGGCGCTCAGCGCACGTGGGATCACGCCGCTCCTCGGAAGCCTCGATGACACTCATACCCTGGCCGAGGCGGCCCGGGCCGCGGACCTCGTCGTGGACACCGCCAGCGCCGACCACTCGGACTCCACCAGGGCGCTGCTGGACGCGCTCGCCGGAACGGGCAAGACCTATATCCGTACCAGTGGGACTGGTGTCTACACCGATCTGGCGCACGGCGAACTGAACGAGCAGATCTTCACCGAGGAAACCGAGCATTCTCCGGCGGAGGTGGTCGCGACACGCTGGGCAACCGACCGGATGGTGCGGGAAGCGGCCGGCCGCGGCATACGCACCATCGTCCTGCGACCGTCCATGATCTACGGTGACGGGGCCAGCGAACAGCTGCCACTGCTCATCCGCCAGGCCATCTCCTCCGGCCGCAGCTTGTACGTCGGGCGGGGCGACAACCGTTGGGGCAACGTCTATCTCGCCGACCTCGCCGAGGCATACCTGCTGGCGGCGGAGAAGGCGGTGGCAGGCAGTGTGTACAACCTCGCGGCGGGCGAAGCCCGCATGGGCGACATCGCGCGCGCAGTGGCCCGAGGGCTTCTCGGCATCGAGGACGCAGAGTCCTGTGAGCCGCACGTGGCTTACGGGGCCTTCGGCCAGCGGTGGGTCGACGTGGCGTTGTCCAGCAACAGCCGGGTGGACTCCGGAAGGGCGCGCGCGGAACTCGGGTGGGCCCCTCAGGGCCCCGACCTGCTGGACGACTTGGTGTCGGGCTCCTACCGGCGGCTGTGGGCCCACAAGGCGGACCCGCACGACCACGTTGTGCCGGCGAGCCAGAACTGA
- a CDS encoding transposase: MKTRRWDFISEHRAVFGVKRLCRVLGVSRSGYYRHQATEEARVERRAREAAAVAEIRAIHAEHRGAYGAPRVHAELRARGRKINRKRVTRLMRIYHIIGRHLRRTRRTTIADKTALPAPDLVMGDFTADMLNTKWCGDITYIPVGSTWLYLATVIDICSRRVVGWSIADHMRASLVTDAIEMAVTARGGRVDSVVFHTDRGAQYVSRAFADVCRRHGIRRSMGRVGSSYDNALAESFFQGLKRELLHGRRWTSKAQARLELFRWMSYYNRRRRHSALGYLTPVEFEQRQITSRILSLAA; this comes from the coding sequence GTGAAGACCCGCCGCTGGGACTTCATCTCCGAACACCGCGCCGTCTTCGGCGTCAAGCGGCTGTGCCGGGTCCTGGGGGTCTCCCGCTCCGGCTACTACCGGCACCAGGCCACCGAAGAGGCCCGAGTCGAACGCCGGGCCCGCGAGGCGGCGGCGGTCGCCGAGATCCGTGCCATCCACGCCGAGCACCGGGGCGCCTACGGCGCTCCGCGCGTCCATGCCGAGCTCAGGGCCCGGGGAAGGAAGATCAACCGCAAGCGCGTGACACGGCTGATGCGCATTTACCACATCATCGGGCGTCACCTGCGCCGCACCAGGCGAACGACGATCGCGGACAAGACGGCCCTGCCCGCCCCAGACCTGGTGATGGGCGACTTCACCGCCGACATGCTGAACACGAAGTGGTGCGGTGACATCACCTACATACCTGTCGGTTCGACGTGGCTGTATCTGGCCACGGTGATCGACATCTGCTCGCGCCGGGTCGTGGGCTGGTCGATCGCCGACCACATGCGTGCGTCCCTGGTCACCGACGCCATCGAGATGGCCGTGACCGCCCGCGGCGGCCGGGTGGACAGCGTCGTCTTCCACACGGACAGAGGCGCCCAGTACGTGAGCCGGGCCTTCGCCGATGTCTGCCGGCGACACGGCATCCGCCGCAGCATGGGACGCGTCGGGTCCAGCTATGACAATGCCCTCGCCGAGTCGTTCTTCCAGGGCCTCAAGCGGGAGCTGCTGCACGGACGGCGCTGGACGTCGAAGGCACAGGCCCGCCTGGAACTGTTCCGCTGGATGTCGTACTACAACCGGCGCCGCCGGCACTCCGCGCTCGGCTACCTCACACCGGTCGAGTTCGAACAGCGTCAGATCACATCACGTATTCTGTCGCTTGCCGCATGA
- a CDS encoding alpha/beta hydrolase: MKPGVHSPGSTSENDWSRPTDREANKQLLPAADFTQVPGADHFIALERPEVVADLLNAVA, translated from the coding sequence ATGAAACCCGGTGTCCACTCCCCGGGATCAACCTCAGAGAACGACTGGTCCCGGCCCACGGACCGCGAGGCCAACAAGCAGCTGCTGCCCGCCGCCGACTTCACACAGGTGCCGGGAGCGGACCACTTCATCGCGCTGGAGAGGCCGGAGGTGGTGGCCGACCTGTTGAACGCGGTGGCGTGA
- a CDS encoding transposase codes for MRRLFEVLAGPLARPMTHGVRFGPFRMVSFDGCSSIKLPDSERNAEWFGPGSRGGYPMLELMTLVETGTRALIGAVFGPTSDGETAYARQLLHHLGPDMLVLWDKGFDANAFLAAVADTGAKFLGRLRANRRTPVLARLADGSYLSVIGTVPVRVVEAQITVTCEDGTSFTASYRLVTTLTDARRYPAETLVALYHQRWEHESAYYALRHTIMEGRILRSGDPVGVEQEMWALLALYQALRTVMVEAAESRPGTDPDRCGFTITIQSARDLVVQAAGIIRPAGVTTGIAGVIGNRILAGLLPPRRPRISTRKVRSPVSRYAERQDDGRPSARSPVTSLDVAILDPEPDLPTVSHDDRYTPLADRRRGQVVDLLHADPDRHWHTRDLARHLGNITLGTMYRQLDRWAAQGLISKTGPGTYASPRTPSKPLPPAQIRY; via the coding sequence ATGCGGCGCTTGTTCGAGGTCCTGGCCGGTCCGCTCGCCCGGCCGATGACTCACGGCGTGCGGTTCGGGCCGTTCCGGATGGTCTCCTTCGACGGCTGCAGCTCGATCAAACTCCCCGACAGCGAGCGGAACGCAGAGTGGTTCGGGCCCGGCAGCCGCGGCGGCTACCCCATGCTGGAGCTGATGACGTTGGTGGAGACCGGCACCCGGGCCCTGATAGGCGCCGTTTTCGGTCCCACCAGCGACGGCGAGACCGCCTACGCCCGACAGCTGCTGCACCACCTGGGCCCAGACATGCTGGTCTTGTGGGACAAGGGCTTCGACGCCAACGCCTTCCTCGCCGCCGTGGCCGATACCGGCGCGAAGTTCCTCGGCCGGCTCCGCGCCAACCGCCGAACCCCGGTCCTGGCCCGCCTCGCGGACGGCTCCTACCTGTCCGTCATCGGCACCGTACCGGTCCGCGTCGTGGAAGCGCAGATCACCGTGACCTGCGAAGACGGCACCTCGTTCACCGCCTCCTACCGGCTCGTCACGACACTGACCGACGCCCGCCGCTATCCCGCTGAGACCCTCGTCGCCCTCTACCACCAAAGGTGGGAACACGAGTCGGCGTACTACGCGCTTCGCCACACGATCATGGAGGGTCGGATACTGCGCTCGGGCGACCCCGTCGGCGTCGAGCAGGAGATGTGGGCCCTCCTCGCCCTCTACCAGGCATTACGGACGGTGATGGTGGAGGCCGCCGAGTCCAGGCCCGGCACCGATCCGGACCGCTGCGGCTTCACCATCACGATCCAGTCAGCCCGTGACCTCGTCGTCCAGGCCGCCGGCATCATCAGGCCCGCTGGCGTCACCACCGGCATCGCGGGTGTCATCGGCAACCGCATCCTGGCAGGACTCCTCCCGCCCAGACGTCCTCGTATCAGCACCCGAAAGGTCAGGTCCCCGGTCTCCCGATATGCCGAACGCCAGGACGATGGCCGCCCCAGCGCTCGCAGCCCGGTCACGAGCCTCGACGTCGCCATCCTCGACCCCGAGCCCGACCTCCCCACCGTCTCCCACGACGACCGGTACACCCCGCTCGCAGACCGGCGCAGAGGACAGGTCGTGGACCTCCTCCACGCAGACCCAGACCGCCACTGGCACACCCGCGACCTCGCCCGCCACCTCGGCAACATCACCCTCGGCACGATGTACCGGCAACTCGACAGATGGGCCGCACAAGGACTCATCTCCAAGACCGGACCCGGGACCTACGCCAGCCCGAGAACCCCCTCAAAGCCCTTGCCACCAGCGCAAATACGTTACTGA
- a CDS encoding oxidoreductase, short chain dehydrogenase/reductase family protein translates to MKLTGSAALVTGGASGLGRATATALLHAGAHVVIADLPSSPGATVAEELADVGPRVRFVPCDVTDPDAVQAAVDAASEAGPLRVAVSCAGVATPGRMLSRSGPLDLDAFARVVGVNLVGTFNVFRLAAQRIAESELVDGERGVLVATSSVAAYDGQIGQAAYAASKGGVAALTLPAARELAQHLIRVVSIAPGLFDTPLMAGLPQGARDSLGQQVPHPARLGDPAEFAALVRHIAENPMLNGEVIRLDGAIRMAPR, encoded by the coding sequence ATGAAACTCACCGGATCCGCCGCCCTGGTCACCGGCGGCGCCAGCGGTCTCGGCCGCGCCACCGCCACCGCGCTGCTGCACGCCGGCGCCCATGTGGTCATCGCCGACCTGCCGTCCTCACCGGGGGCCACCGTCGCCGAGGAACTCGCGGACGTCGGCCCCCGCGTCCGCTTCGTCCCCTGCGACGTCACCGACCCCGACGCCGTGCAGGCCGCGGTCGACGCGGCGAGCGAAGCGGGCCCACTGCGCGTCGCGGTCAGCTGCGCGGGCGTCGCGACGCCGGGCCGCATGCTCTCCCGCAGCGGACCACTGGACCTGGACGCCTTCGCCCGGGTGGTCGGAGTCAACCTCGTCGGCACCTTCAACGTCTTCCGGCTCGCCGCCCAGCGCATCGCCGAGTCCGAGCTCGTGGACGGGGAGCGCGGTGTCCTCGTCGCCACCTCCTCGGTCGCCGCCTACGACGGCCAGATCGGCCAGGCCGCCTACGCCGCGTCCAAGGGCGGGGTAGCCGCCCTCACCCTCCCCGCCGCCCGGGAACTCGCCCAGCACCTCATCCGCGTGGTCTCGATCGCACCCGGCCTCTTCGACACCCCGCTCATGGCAGGACTGCCCCAGGGAGCCCGCGACTCCCTCGGACAGCAGGTGCCCCACCCCGCCCGCCTCGGCGACCCGGCCGAGTTCGCCGCCCTGGTCCGGCACATCGCCGAGAACCCCATGCTCAACGGCGAGGTCATCCGCCTCGACGGAGCCATCCGCATGGCCCCGCGCTGA
- a CDS encoding transketolase encodes MSVAPGLQPESWHLLSLLEQAPGLQALGDTLADLADEGHPVVVGTADLKYSNGLVRFQDRHPDKYLQFGISEQHMVSTVAGLATTGLRPYVATFASFMALLACEQIRTDVAYTRQPVRLIGHHAGITLGFYGTSHHATEDLAITRSIAGLTVIAPADTAALAAALRASVDHPGPVYFRIGRGRDPDVYPAGTTLEIGKAIEHGTGSDLTLIATGSMVHPALEAAAALTADGYSVGVLDMHTVKPLDETAVLKAARGSRLLMTVEEHNVLGGLGGAVAELITEHGVPVRLHRHGIRDQYSLIGPPTHLYRHYRLDAAGVETEARDLLHAGTR; translated from the coding sequence GTGAGCGTCGCGCCCGGTCTGCAGCCGGAATCCTGGCATCTGCTGAGCCTGCTGGAACAGGCTCCGGGCCTTCAGGCCCTCGGCGACACCCTCGCCGACCTCGCCGACGAAGGCCACCCCGTCGTCGTCGGCACCGCCGACCTTAAGTACTCCAACGGACTGGTGCGCTTCCAGGACCGCCACCCGGACAAATACCTCCAGTTCGGGATCTCCGAGCAGCACATGGTGTCCACCGTGGCGGGCCTGGCCACCACCGGCCTGCGCCCCTACGTCGCCACCTTCGCGTCCTTCATGGCACTGCTGGCCTGCGAACAGATCCGCACCGACGTCGCCTACACCCGCCAGCCCGTCCGGCTGATCGGCCACCACGCGGGCATCACCCTGGGCTTCTACGGGACCTCCCACCACGCGACCGAGGACCTGGCCATCACCCGGAGCATCGCCGGGCTCACCGTGATCGCACCGGCCGACACCGCGGCCCTGGCCGCGGCGCTGCGCGCCTCGGTGGACCACCCGGGCCCGGTCTACTTCCGTATCGGCCGTGGCCGGGACCCGGACGTCTACCCGGCCGGCACCACCCTGGAGATCGGAAAGGCCATCGAGCACGGCACCGGAAGCGACCTCACCCTCATCGCCACCGGCTCCATGGTCCACCCCGCCCTGGAGGCCGCGGCGGCACTCACCGCGGACGGGTACAGCGTCGGGGTGCTCGACATGCACACCGTCAAACCACTGGACGAGACGGCGGTGCTCAAGGCCGCGCGAGGTTCCCGGCTGCTGATGACGGTGGAGGAACACAATGTGCTCGGCGGCCTCGGCGGCGCCGTGGCCGAGCTGATCACCGAGCACGGCGTACCGGTCCGGCTGCACCGCCACGGGATCCGCGACCAGTACAGCCTCATCGGCCCGCCCACACACCTGTACCGGCACTACCGGCTGGACGCCGCCGGAGTCGAGACAGAAGCCCGCGATCTGCTGCACGCCGGGACCCGCTGA
- a CDS encoding LysR family transcriptional regulator has protein sequence MAPSRAAPPWHSEDLLSALVNARVDLVVSAVRSASRGITATPLTDEEFVLVGSLTLARTIDTRRLGDDPIGALAHLPLVAYAEDLPIIRRYWRSEFARRPPNATTVVLRP, from the coding sequence GTGGCGCCGAGCAGGGCCGCGCCACCGTGGCACAGCGAGGATCTGCTGTCCGCACTGGTCAACGCCCGGGTGGACCTGGTCGTCTCGGCCGTCCGGTCCGCCTCGCGCGGGATCACCGCCACCCCTCTGACGGACGAGGAGTTCGTTCTCGTCGGCTCGCTGACGCTGGCCCGCACCATCGACACTCGGCGGCTCGGCGACGACCCGATCGGGGCGCTCGCCCATCTGCCCCTGGTCGCCTACGCGGAGGACCTGCCGATCATCCGCCGCTACTGGCGCAGCGAGTTCGCCCGCCGCCCGCCCAATGCCACCACGGTCGTCTTGAGGCCGTAG
- a CDS encoding transposase, which yields MSRPRTWHKHSACQHRVLHGLEKLAGYLEQGPAAHGWTEDQVWTAARVATLIGRKFHVSYSVPGATRLMRRLGFTPQMPARRVAERDEQAVTGWKEATWMEVKGPGRPAGATSALRTRRASPAGRPKDAPGAGEATPRSSPSVDDARGACRWPG from the coding sequence ATGAGCCGCCCGCGCACCTGGCACAAACATTCAGCGTGTCAACACCGTGTCCTGCATGGTCTGGAGAAGCTCGCCGGGTATCTCGAGCAGGGGCCGGCCGCGCACGGCTGGACGGAAGACCAGGTGTGGACGGCTGCACGGGTGGCCACGCTGATCGGCAGGAAGTTCCACGTCTCCTACAGCGTCCCGGGCGCAACGAGGCTGATGCGCCGGCTCGGTTTCACTCCGCAGATGCCCGCACGCAGGGTGGCCGAGCGCGACGAGCAGGCCGTGACCGGCTGGAAGGAGGCGACCTGGATGGAGGTAAAAGGGCCCGGGCGGCCTGCAGGGGCTACATCTGCTTTGAGGACGAGGCGGGCTTCACCCGCAGGCCGCCCAAAGGACGCACCTGGGGCCGGCGAGGCCACACCCCGGTCGTCACCGTCAGTGGACGACGCTCGGGGCGCCTGCCGGTGGCCGGGCTGA
- a CDS encoding Transketolase domain-containing protein, with protein sequence MTAQTPAEPADSELIKRIEERALFARLETVRLISIAKTGHYASGFSCAEILATLYYGVMRLRRGEPDWPDRDRFVFGKGHAAATLYPLLADWDFFEAAELDEYTRLGNAFGDHPDMTRIPGIDFSSGSLGHALSTGTGMALGGRLQRRPYTTFVLLGDGELHEGQVWEAALGAAHHRLGRLVAIVDRNDHSLDGRIDGVTGIEPLLDKWRAFGWQTHEVDGHDVPALLTLLRSLAQDTGRDRPAVVVANTVKGKGISYMESEFGWHLGWLAEQDEANALAELRGTR encoded by the coding sequence ATGACTGCACAGACGCCGGCCGAGCCGGCGGACAGTGAACTGATCAAGCGCATCGAGGAGCGGGCCCTGTTCGCCCGCCTGGAAACCGTGCGGCTGATCTCGATCGCCAAGACCGGCCACTACGCGTCCGGATTCTCCTGCGCGGAGATCCTGGCCACCCTCTACTACGGGGTGATGCGGCTGCGGCGCGGTGAACCGGACTGGCCCGACCGTGACCGTTTCGTCTTCGGCAAGGGCCACGCGGCGGCCACGCTGTATCCGCTGCTGGCCGACTGGGACTTCTTCGAGGCGGCCGAACTCGACGAGTACACCCGCCTGGGGAACGCCTTCGGCGACCACCCGGACATGACCCGCATCCCCGGGATCGACTTCAGCTCCGGGTCGCTCGGCCACGCCCTGTCCACCGGGACCGGCATGGCGCTGGGCGGCCGTCTCCAGCGGCGCCCGTACACCACGTTCGTCCTGCTCGGCGACGGAGAGCTGCACGAGGGACAGGTCTGGGAAGCGGCCCTGGGCGCCGCACACCACCGGCTGGGACGGCTGGTCGCCATCGTCGACCGCAACGACCACTCACTCGACGGCCGCATCGACGGTGTGACCGGGATCGAGCCACTGCTGGACAAGTGGCGGGCGTTCGGATGGCAGACGCACGAGGTCGACGGACACGACGTCCCGGCCCTGCTGACCCTGCTGCGCTCGCTCGCCCAGGACACCGGCCGCGACCGTCCGGCCGTGGTCGTCGCCAACACCGTCAAGGGAAAGGGGATCTCCTACATGGAGTCCGAGTTCGGATGGCATCTCGGCTGGCTGGCCGAGCAGGACGAGGCCAACGCCCTGGCCGAACTGCGGGGGACACGGTGA
- a CDS encoding MarR family transcriptional regulator, with product MALLDDTAQGRAQCWRALAALHARIDTRIERALRVTCRLGLKEYLVLEVLSREDEWRMNQLAAVIGLSPSATTRLVHRMEQQGLLARHLCPTDRRGISTEVSDAGRGLLAAARPVHDAALGEALAEASALPGSAPLVQLLDTWAPLVKRGKP from the coding sequence GTGGCACTGCTGGATGACACCGCACAGGGCCGCGCCCAGTGTTGGCGCGCGCTGGCCGCATTGCACGCCAGGATCGATACGAGGATCGAGCGTGCGCTGCGCGTCACATGCCGGCTCGGACTCAAGGAGTACCTGGTACTGGAGGTGCTCAGCCGTGAGGACGAATGGCGTATGAACCAACTCGCCGCTGTCATCGGCCTGAGCCCGAGTGCGACCACCCGCCTCGTCCATCGCATGGAGCAGCAGGGGCTGCTGGCGCGACATCTGTGCCCCACCGATCGTCGTGGCATCTCCACCGAGGTCAGCGATGCGGGCCGTGGCCTGCTGGCCGCCGCTCGTCCCGTACATGACGCGGCGTTGGGCGAGGCACTCGCCGAGGCTTCCGCCCTGCCCGGATCCGCACCCTTGGTGCAACTGCTGGACACCTGGGCTCCACTGGTCAAGCGAGGCAAACCCTGA